The Microbacterium limosum sequence AGATCGTTGTACATACTCGTGATCTCAGCGCGGCGTCGCTTGAAATCCGACAGCCGCGTTAGCTGAGCCAACCCGAGCGCGCTCGCGATGTCAGTCAGTCTGTAGTTGAGCCCGAACTCTTGCACTTCTTGATGCCAGGGACCCTCGTCGCGGATCTGGAAACGCGTGGGGTCACGAACTAGTCCAATGAAGTGGAACTCATGTGCTCGCTGCGCCAGAAGTGCATCCTTCGCAACGAGAGCGCCGCCCTCACCTGTCGTGAGGTTCTTGGTTGGGAAGAACGAGAAGGTTGTCAGATCGGCGAGGCTGCCGACGGGCCGACCCTGGAACGATCCGCCGATTGAATGCGCTGCGTCGGCAAGCGTAAGCGCTCCTACCGCTGCGGCGATCTCGTTTAGGGTGTCGTAGTCTGCTGGTTGCCCCGCATAGTCTACGGCGGCGATTACTCTTGTCCGTTCCGTAGCCAGGGCGCTGACGGCAGCAGGATTGATTAGAGCAGTATCTTCGTCAACGTCGGCGAACCGGACCTTCGCTCCCAACATTGACGCTCCCGACGCGGTCGCGATGAACGTCATCGGCGTGGTGATTACCTCATCACCGTGTCCGATTCCTGCCGCGGCATAGGCCATGTGAAGAGCAGCCGTGCCAGAGGTGGCAGAAACCGCATGGTGGCCGCCCGAGAGCCTCCCGATCGCGTCTTCGAAGGCTGCAACGAATGGCCCCGTCGTCAGCCAGTCACCGCGCATCACATCAGCGACAGCCTCGATGTCCTGAGCAGAGATGGACTGGCGTCCATACGGGAGCATGGGTCAGACTCCGGTCTCGATGATTTGGGCGATCTCCTCTTGCGTATACCAGGCGTCGTTGAGATCCGACCGATAGGCGAACCCGCGCTCGACCGGCGTCGAACCCTCGGGTGCCTGATATCCCCACGTGGCGAGGTCGGGCTGAATGATGAAGTACGCACCGTCCTGCACCATCACAGCACGGCGCCCCTCTTCAGGGCTGATCATCTCTTCGTGCAGCTTCTCGCCGGGGCGCAAGCCGACATCCACCAGGTCGGCCCCGGGGACGATGGCGTGCGCAAGGTCGGTAACCTTCATCGAAGGTATCCGTGGAACCAGCAGCTCACCACCCTGCATAAGACCAAATGCATCGACTACCATCCGAACGGCCTGTGGCAGCGTGATGAAGAATCGGGTGCAGCGCAGATCCGTAACAGGGAGGGGCTTTCCCTCCGCGCCGAGCCTCTTAAAGAACGGAATTACAGAGCCGCGGGACCCCATGACGTTGCCATAGCGCACCACTGCAAACCGAGTATCGTACGCCGCTGCGTAGTGGTTACCGGTGATGAACAGCTTGTCGGCGGTCAGTTTTGTAGCGCCATACAAGTTGATGGGGCTCGATGCCTTGTCGGTCGACAAGGCCACGACCTTCTTTACTCCGGCATCAATTGAGGCTTCGATGACGTTCTGGCTGCCCAGTACGTTCGTCTTGACAAACTCGAAGGGGTTGTATTCGGCGGTATCGACCTGCTTCAGGGCCGCAGCATGCACTACGTAGTCGACACCGTGCAGGGCTCGCGCCAGCCTTCGCTCGTCGCGGATGTCGCCAATAAACCAACGAAGGCGGGAATCGTCCCCGAACTGATGGCGAACCTCATACTGTTTGAGTTCATCCCTAGAGAAGACCACGAGCCTGCGCGGGTTCAGGTTGTCGAGCGCGTATCGGATGAAAGCCTTCCCAAAGGACCCCGTTCCGCCGGTGATGAGAATGTTAGATCCCGTCAGGATGGTCACGTTGAGGGGCCCCCGATGCCGTCGTGGATTGTTGTTGCCGCGATCTGGTCGCCGTCCTCGCGGATGTGGCAACTCTCCGAAGTATCTTACTGAAGTGCCTCCCATTCCTGGATCTGCCTCCGACCGAGCAGAGAAGACCCTTCCTCGCTCTGTCTTGATCCATCTCAACGCTGGTGAACGGTTCGGCATGGGGCACTGCATGCGTGGCGTCGCCCTTGCTGAGGAGGCAGCGCGCCGCGGGTGGACCGTTGCGGTGGCGGGCGACATGAGCCCCGGGGCCGTGGCGATGCTTCGCGCGGTACCGGGAGACGTGCGCGTGGAGGCGGGGCCATTAGCTCAGGGTTCGGATCGGGTCCTGAGGCTGGCCAATTTGATGCGTCCTGATGTCGTGCATCTCGATACGTATTGGGGTGAGTTCGAAGCCCTAACGGGAGCCTCGTGGCTGCTCAGCAACATGCAGGATGGCCGTTACGGGGCTCGACACGCTGACCTCGCGATCGACGCGAACATCGGCGGTGAGGCGGCGTTTGCATCTCCGCACTTGAGCCGATTTCAAGCTGCCGGTGGACGAGTTGCACTTACTAGGGCCGCAGTCCGGCGTCACCGCCGTGTCTGGGAGCCTCGCCAGGCTCGGCGTGTCCTTGTTGTGATCGGGGGGACGGATCCGTTTAACGTCACACCTCGGGTCATTGATGCGCTTGAAGTGACGTCGGGGCGACTTGAGGTGACTGTGGTCAGCCCCGCCGGCAACCCAAATGTGGCTCAGGCAGCGGCAAGAAGTAGGCATGACGTGACCGTGAAGCCGTTCGTTGATGACTTGCCCGACTTGGCCGCGAAACACGACCTCGTCATCAGTGCGGCCGGCACCTCCATCCTGGACTTTGCGTGCATGGGGCTGCCGATGGCGCTCGTCAGCGTCACGGACAACCAAGCGGCCGGCTATCGCCAGGCGACCGCGTCGGGCCTCGGCGTGCCGCTCGGCGAGCCACCGCACGCAGACCTTGAGAACCGCATGCAATTCCTAGATGGGATTCTGGCCGACGCCGAACGGCTACGAAGGATGTCGGAAGCCGGCCGACAGTCTGTCGATGGACTTGGTGCGTGGCGAATCGTTTCCGCCTGGGAATGCCAAACCCCTGCGGCCCGCCCCATCCAGCGGGACGTGAGGCCGATTGGGGTGCGCCCGGCGCGCATGTCGGACGCCGAGCAGTTGTTGAGTTGGCGGAATGACCCGCAGACGCGCCTGCGGTCGCGACAAACCGACGAAATCACGATGGGCTCCCACCGCAGCTGGCTGCAAGCCACGCTCGAATCCCGTGCGCAACTCCTGCTCGTCGCAGAGGATGGCCAAAACCCGGTAGGGACGGTGCGCTGGGACGCCGTCGGCCGATCTCGGTGGGAAGTTTCGATCAATGTTGCCCCGACTGCGAGAGGCCGCGGTATCGCGGCTAGTGCGCTGCGTGCAGCCGAACGGGCTTTGCTCGACGAGTATCCGGAAGCTCCCCTTGCCATGGTCGCTTGGGTCCATCCGGACAACGAGCCCTCGCTGCGGCTGTTTAGCGCTGCGGGCTACCTGCCGGACAAGCCAGCGGAATCGGGCTTCCTCTCCTTCGTCAAGCAAAGGATCAAATCAGATCCCATGTGAGTGGCGTACCGCGCTCTACGTCGGTAACGAATGGTCTTCCAAGCACAACATCAATTGCGTCGGCAGGCAGCCCGCCCGCTGGTCGGATTGACCGCACGTTGGACGGAGTAACAAGGTCGCCCTTCTTCACGTCGGAAACCACAAACAGCGATCGGCGCAGTGCGAGAACCGCGCGCTCCTCCGGCGTCGGCCCGAATCCGGTACCCGACTGCGTCGCTATCCTTGCTTGCTCCGCCGACACGACGAGGGACGTGAGCTCGGCAGGCGACAGCGAGAAGTCCGAGTCGACGCCGCCGTCCGAACGGTCCAAAGTCACATGCTTCTCGATGACCACAGCGCCCAGAGCGACCGCGGCAACAGACACACCAATCCCGAGTGTGTGGTCCGATAGACCAACAGGAACGCCGAAAGCGCGCCGGAGTGCGTCGATGTTTCCGAGCCGTGCTTCTTGTGGCGTTGCTGGGTATGCCGCGGTGCATGCCAGAAGAACTAGTTGGCGGCAACCAGCGTCGTGAGCGGCAGAAACCGCGGCGTCGATCTCGGCGAGGGTCGCCATTCCTGTCGACATGATGATGGGCTTTCCCGTCCGCGCGATCTCGCGAATCAACGGGAGGTCAACGATTTCAGCTGACGCAGTCTTGTAGAGCTCGACACCGAGGCCCTCAAGCAACTCGACGGAGGAGGGATCAAATGGGGTCGAAAACGGGATGAGTCCGCGGGATCGAGCGCGTTCGAAAATGGGAGCATGCCAGTCCCACGGGGTGTGCGCCTCCTCATACAGTTCGTATAGCGTGCGTCCACCCCACAAACCATGGCTGTCCGCGATTCGAAACCCGGGCTTGTCCGATCGGATCGTCAGAGTGTCCGCGGTATACGTTTGGATCTTTAGCGCCTGCGCACCGCTCTCTGCCACGGCGTCCACGATCGCGAACGCTCGATCGAGGTCGCCGTTGTGGTTGCCCGACATTTCCGCGATGACAAAGGGCGGTGCTTGCGTAGCGATTGTCGCCTTGCCAACTGGGATCACCTGGGATGAGGTCACTCACTGAGCTTAGGGTCGAGACTCAGTCGAAGCACATCGACGGGTGGTTGAGGGCCTTCGCGCTTCGGACGCTCCAGCGAACGGTAATCGGCGGTCGATTAGGGCGCGGATGGGGCCTCTGCGCAAATGCCGAGGCGCCATGTCCCGCTCCCTGGGATAGCCAAGGGCAGCAGGCCTGAACGGCACGGCTGCGCCCTGAGCTCGCCGGGCGGAGCGAATACGTTCAATAAGCCGACGGGCCGGGGGCGAGTGCGGCACGCAGAGTCTTGACCAAGATCAGCAGGTCACCGAGCATGGTCCAATTCTCGACGTAGGAGAGGTCTAGCCTGACGGACTCTTCCCACGACAGAGTCGACCGCCCACTCACCTGCCAGAGCCCCGTCACGCCAGGCTTCACGAGGAACCGCCGATGCACGTGGTCCGCATACCGCTCAACCTCCGAAGGCAGGGGCGGCCGCGGCCCGACGAGAGACATCGAGCCCGCGAAGACGTTGAACAGCTGGGGCAGCTCGTCGAGGCTGTACTTGCGCATGAACCGACCCACGCGGGTAGCCCGCGGATCGTTGGTCATCTTGAAGAGGATCTCGTTGCCGGCATCCCGCTTCGCCTGAAGCGCCGGTAGCAGCGCCTCGGCGTTTTGCACCATGGAGCGGAACTTGAGCATGCGGAAGGTCTTGCCCGCGTAGCCGACGCGCGTCTGCATGAAGAGCACGGGGCCGGGGCTCGAGAACTTCACGATCATCGCCAACACGAGCAGCAATGGGCTCAGCACGATGATGCCGATGGTGCTGAGCGCGAGGTCGGTCGCACGCTTCGCGACGCGCTGCCCGCGGCTGAAACGCGGGGTCTCCACGTGGATGAGCGGCAGCCCCGCGACCGGCCTGGTATGGATGCGGGGGCCGGCGACGTCGGCGATGCTGGGCGCCAGCACGAGGTGCTGCTGGCCCTGCTCGAGGCTCCACGAGATGTGCTTCACCTTGTCGGGCGGCAGGTCGTCGGTGCTCGTCACGACGACCGTGTCGGCCTGCGTGGCCTGCAGGGCGCGGTCGATCGAATTGACGTTGCCCATGATCGGGATGTCGGTGCCCTCGATCGTGTCGGCGACGCGGCCGGTGGGCACGCAGCATCCCACCACTCGGTAACCGGCGCTCCGCGCGCGGGAGAGCTCGCGGGCTACCTGGGCCACCGAAGCCTCGGAGCCGACGAGCAGCACCTTTGCGGAGTACTCGCCCTGGGCGCGCTTTACCACGAGCCACTGGCGCCACATCCAGCGCGAGAGGAGGAGGAAGAGCACGCCCATGGGCAGTGAGACGAGCAGGAACCCTCGGGCCACATCAATCTGCGCGAGGAACGCGATGATGGCGATGCAGCCGAACAGCACGAAACTGGCGTCGAAGATGCGCTTGTACTCCTGCGAGCCGCTGCCGATGACGCGGTAGTTGCGGGTGTCGTTGAGCATCAGAGCGCCCATCCAGAGCACGACGAGCAGGGTGGAGAAGATCCAGTAGTCGACCGCCGGGATGGGCGATCCCTCGCGGACGACCACGTTGGCTTCGAGACCGAGCCACGCGATCTGCGTGCCGAAGACGACCCACACGATGACGATGAAGTCGGTGACGGCGACGCGGCGGGCGTAGCGGCTACGCCAGTCGCCGCGGGCTGGACGCGTGGAGGGGGCGCCGGCGGTGAAGGCGGGGGAGAGGGAGCGCTGGTACTGCGCGCCGGTGGGCGCAGCGCCGGCGCGCGGTGTCGCATCGGGCGGCAGGGCCACGGCAGGTACGTCGGTTCGCGGTGCCGCGATGGGCTCCGGTGTCGTTCCGATGTTCTGCGAATTCACGTGGCTGGGGACTTCCGCGCGAGGGTGAAGCCTCTCCTGGGGAGGAGAGGATTTCATCACGGTATCAGCGGTATATGACGCCTCGGTAAACCCAGGGGTGTTTTGGGGGCGTGGGGGGTGATGTTGGCGGAGGCGATGGGCAAACCGCACACGCTACGGTCGTGGTCATGGACAAGAACGAACCCGTCGTCGTGACCGCCGCCTTCCGTCCGCTCCCCGGGCACCGCGAGCAGGTGATGGATGCTCTGCGGACCGCGATCCCGCGGGTGCACGAGGAGCCGGGCTGCGAGCTCTATGCGATCGTCGCGGCATCCGACGACGACATCCTCATGCTCGAGAAGTGGACGCGCGTCGCCGACCTCGACATCCACAGCGAGGGCGAGGCGGTCGCCGACCTGAAGCAGGCCATCGAGGGGCACCTGCGCGAGCCCATCGACGTCGCGTGGTACTCGCCCATCCCTCTCGGCCAGGCCGCCAAGGGTCAGCTGTAGGCCTGTCCGGCCGGAACGGCCGTGACTAGCCGCGGGTTTCGCGCGAGATGAGCAGCCCGGGGCCCTCAGATACCCCGAGCGGCCATTGCCTCCGGGGAGCCGGGATCGAGGTGGTCGAGGCCCTCGACGCCGGCGAACGCGCGGTCAGCCGATGCGAGGGCCGTCACGTGTTCGCGTCGCATCGCCGCGGCGGCCAGCACCGCATCGAAGGCGCCCAGACGCTCGTGCGTGCGGAAGAGTCGCAGGCCGTCGGCGAGGTCTGCTGCGTCGATCGAGACAAGCGGCGCCAGGAGTGTGGCGTAGTGGGCGGTGAGCTCTGCGGCATCCTGTCGCCCCCGGCGACGCGCGCGGACGTGGGCGAACTCTTGCAGCACCTCGACCGTGCTGGTGGCGGCCAGGCGCCCGTCGCCCACCGCCGCGATGATCGAGCGGCACGGATCGCGGAGGGGATGATCGGTGCCGACGGCGTAGAGCAGCACCGTCGTGTCGAGCAGGATCACGCGCGACGCCCGCGCACATCGTCGAGTTCGGAGAGAAGATCGGCGACGCTCGGGGCCGGAGCCGGATCCGCCCCGAGCACGGCCTCGGCGGCCGCGGCGCGGGAGGTTGCGCGCGGCGGGTAGACGACGTCGATCGCTGTGCGCACGAGAGACGCCACAGACACGCCCCGTTCCGCCGCCGCCCGCTCGAGCCTCTCGCGCTGGGCCTTATCGACGAGCACCTGCAGTCGCTCCGTCTTCATGTGCATACATTAGCATGTGCATGTTTGCGGGCGTGCCTGCGTCAAGCCGTCTCCAAGGGGGCGATGCCGCCGTCGCGAAACGCGCCCCTGACCGCGCGGGCGAGCGCCGGGGCATCCGCGGTGTCGTTGTGCACGCACACCGTCTCGACCGCGTCGAACGCGGGGTCGGTCAGCATTCGGGACACGCGCGCCGCCGCCCCCTGCACGTGCGGGAGGCCTGGAGCGAGAAGTTGAAGCCGGTCTTGGCGCCGAGGCCCGAGAGCAGCCCGACGTAGACGAACAGCAGCGCGTGGAGGGTCGTGCAGCCAATACGTCAGCGAGCGCGCCCAGCCGGCGCCGACGGGACCCGTGGGCATGCGGCCGAACCAGCCGAGCCTGCCCGCGGCGACGGTGCGTGCGGCGCGGGCCGGCGGGGCGACGAGGGATGCCGCGAGGCTGCGCCGCCACAGCAGCCAGAGCACGGCGAGGGTCGCCCCCTCAGGGCCTCCTTCGGGAGATTCCTCTGCCGAGCAGAGGGTGGATGCCGGGGAGAGGGCGCATTCGGCGGATTCGCTCCTCTGCCGGGCAATAAACCTCTGCCGAGCAGAGGAACGGCGACGGGGACCAGCGCATGCCAACCGTCGCACGCGCGCGGGGGCGGGCGGCCGAACCGCGGCGTGCGGAAGTGTCAAGGGCGTTCGCCGCGGGGGGCGTTCGGGGGGAGGATGGAGGCATGGTCAGCATCCCTCAGGTCACGCTCAACGACGGCACGTGGTTTCCCCAGCTCGGGCTCGGCACGTACAATCTGCGCGGAGAGGAGGGGATCGAGGCGATGGTCGCCGCGATCGAGGGCGGGTACCGCCTGCTCGACTCCGCCGTCAACTACGAGAACGAGGTCGAGGTCGGCGAGGCCGTGCGCCGGTCGGGACTCGACCGCGACGAGCTGCTCGTGACGACGAAGGTGCCGGGCCGCCACCACGGCCGCGACGAGGTCGCCGCGAGCGCCGCGGAATCGCTCGAGCGCCTGGGGCTGGATCGCATCGACCTCTACCTCATCCACTGGCCGAACCCGCGGGTGGACCGCTACGTCGAGACGTTCCGCGGGATGCTCGACCTGCAGGAGCGAGGCCTCGTGCGGTCGGTGGGCGTCTCCAACTTCACGATCCCGATGCTCGAGCGGGTCGCCGCCGAGACGGGCGTCACGCCCGCCGTCAACCAGGTGGAGCTGCACCCGTACTTCCCGCAGACGCAGCTGCGCGAGTTCCACGAGGCCCACGGCATCCGCACGGAGAGCTGGAGCCCGCTCGCCCGGCGCAGCGAGCTGCTCTCGGAGCCCCTCGTGCAGGACCTCGCAGAGGCCTACCGCGTCACCCCCACGCAGGTCGTGCTGCGCTGGCACGTGCAGGGCGGGAGCACGCCGATCCCGAAGTCGGCCGACCCGGACCGGCAGCGCGAGAACGCCGACGTGTTCGGGTTCGAGCTCGACGCAGACGCCGTCTCGGCGCTGACGGGGCTGGAGCGCGGCCGGCTGTGGGACGGCGACCCCGACACGCACGAGGAGTTCTGAGCGAGACCATCACGCGGATGCCGGGGGCCCGCGGCTGCTCGCGGCCACGCTCGGCGTGGCGAGGGCGGCCTGCTGGGCCTCGCGGTCTCCGCCGACGAGAGCGCGCTCTTGCTCTACGTCACGACGGGAGACGCAGGCCAACCCGGCGCGGCGCAGCACCGCGACACGCTCGCGGGGAAGATACTCCGGCTCACGTCGGAGGGGGACATCCCCTCCGACAACCCCTTCCCCGGCTCGGCGGTCTACAGCCTGGGGCACCGCAACGTGCAGGGGATCGCGTGGTCGGCGGACGGGCGGTGTCGCGGAAGCTGAGGTAGGGGTTCATGCGGCTCAGTGTCCTCGCGGCCCCCGGCGTCCGCAAGGGGGCCGGTCAGTGCGGCGCGTGGTACTCCGCGGTGTCGCGCTTCCAGTACCCCTTCACGACGATCTGCTCGGCGTCGAGACCCCAGCGATCGAGGAGCAGCGCGCGGCCGGAGCGCACGACGGACTGCTCGGCCGCGACGAACCCGAACACGTCGCCGGCGGGGCGCTCCGCGGCGCCGACGGCCTCGAGCCGCTCGATGAGGGCCGACCCCGGCAGCTCCGCACCGCGGTGCACGTACTCGACGGCGACGCCCGCGGGGGCCTCGATCGACACCTCGTGGGCGGCGTCGGGCACCTCGAGGACGACGCGGCCCGCGGCATCCTCGTCCATCTGCGCGCAGAAGCGGCGGATCGCGGGGATCGCGGTCTCGTCGCCGGCGAGAAACCACGCGTCGGGCCGCCCCTCGATCACCATCGAGCCGCGGGGTCCGCCGATCCCGGCCTCCGACCCGAGGGGCGCCGTGTCGGCCCACACCCCCGCGACGCCGTGGGGGCCGTGCACGACGAACTCAAGGTCGAGCCAGTCGTCGCCCCATGCGAGGGGCGTGTACTCGCGGCTCGGAGAGGCGCGCATCTCCTCGACCGTCTCGACCGGCGCGGCGGGGAAGAACACCCGGATGTGGTCGTCGGCGCCGAGCGAGACGAAGTCGCGCAGCTGCTCGCCCTGCAGGCGCACCCGCACGTAGTGGGGGGCGAGGCGCTCGCGCGACACGAGCGCCGCGCGCCGGAAGCGCAGGTCGAGCGGGAGGCGGGCCAGCGAGAAGGCGGCGGTCGCGGGGTTGGACGTGCTCATGGAAGTTAGGCTAACCTACCCACGGCTTCATTAGGTAAGCCTTACCTGCATCCGAGAGAACCCTGGAGACAATCGATGAGAACCTCGCGCGCCCTGATCGCGACCTCGTTCACCCTCGCCGCCGGCGTCGCGCTGGCCGGCTGCGCAAGCGGCACCCCCGGTGCATCCGAGAGCCCCGCCGCGGAGGACGAGATCCTCACGATCGAGCACGCGCAGGGCGAGACCGAGGTCGCCGCCGACCCCGAGACCGTCATCGTGCTCGACCTGGCGAGCCTCGACACGCTCGACGCCCTCGGGGTCGACGTCGCGGGTGTCGCCAAGGGCAACCTGCCGAGCTACCTCGACGACTACGAGGGGGACGAGTACCTCAACGCGGGCACCCTCTTCGAGCCCGACTTCGCCGAGATCGAGGCGGCATCGCCCGACCTGATCATCGTCGCCAACCGCTCGAGCGAGGCGTACCCCGAGCTGGCCGAGATCGCCCCGACGATCGACCTCACGCTCGACTGGACCGACTACCTCGGCAGCTTCGAGGCGAACACGCGCGCGCTCGGCGAGATCTTCGGCAAGCAGGACGAGGTCGACGCCGCGCTCGCCGAGATCGAGGACAAGATCGCCCAGACGCAGGATGCCGCGGCCGACGCCGGCACGGGCCTCATCGTGCTCACGAGCGGCGGCGAGGTCACCGCGTTCGGCCCCGGGTCGCGCTTCGGCTGGCTTCACGACGAGCTGGGCGTCACCCCCGCCATCGAGGACGTGGAGGCGGCCACGCACGGCGACCCCGTCTCGTTCGAGTTCCTGCTCGAGACCGACCCCGACTGGCTCTTCGTCATCGACCGCGACGCCGCCACCGGCGAGGGCACGCAGAGCGCCGAGCAGATCCTCGACAACGAGATCGTCGCGCAGACCACCGCATGGTTGGCGGGCCAGGTCGTCTACCTCGACCCCGCCCCCTGGTACATCGTGATGAGCGGCCTGACCTCGGTCAACACGATGATCGACCAGATCCAGGGCGGCCTGTCCTGACGCAGGTGCTCGACCCCGTCACCCCCGCCCCGGCGCGTGCCCGTCGCCGCGGGGCGGGGGTGGCGGCCGTGCTGGTCGTCGCAGCCCTCGCCGCCCTGAGCGTGTTCGTCGGGGTCGCCGACGTCTCGCCCGCGGCGCTGTTCGCCGGCGGGCCCGACTCGGATGCCGCGCTGCTGCTGTTCGCCAGCCGCATCCCGCGCACCCTGGCGGTGCTGCTCGCGGGGGCGGCGATGGCGATCGCGGGGCTCATCATGCAGATGATCGTGCGCAACAGGTTCGTCGAGCCGGGAACGGCCGGCACGGGGGAGTCGGCGGCCCTCGGCATCCTGGCCGTCACGCTCCTCGCCCCCGGGATGCCGCTCGTCGGCAAGATGGCCGTCGCCGCCGTCTTCGCCCTCGCGGGCACCGCGCTGTTCCTCGCGATCCTGCGCCGCGTGCCGAGCCGCCAGATCATGCTCGTGCCGCTCGTGGGCATCATGCTCGGCGGGATCATCGGCGCGGTCACGACCTTCCTCGCCTACCGCTTCGACCTGCTGCAGACGCTCGGCACGTGGATGACGGGCGACTTCTCCGGCGTCATGCGCGGCCGCTACGAGTTTCTCTGGATCGCCGCCGCCATGGTGGTCGTCGCGTGGATCGCCGCCGACCGCTTCAGCGTCGCGG is a genomic window containing:
- a CDS encoding DegT/DnrJ/EryC1/StrS family aminotransferase yields the protein MLPYGRQSISAQDIEAVADVMRGDWLTTGPFVAAFEDAIGRLSGGHHAVSATSGTAALHMAYAAAGIGHGDEVITTPMTFIATASGASMLGAKVRFADVDEDTALINPAAVSALATERTRVIAAVDYAGQPADYDTLNEIAAAVGALTLADAAHSIGGSFQGRPVGSLADLTTFSFFPTKNLTTGEGGALVAKDALLAQRAHEFHFIGLVRDPTRFQIRDEGPWHQEVQEFGLNYRLTDIASALGLAQLTRLSDFKRRRAEITSMYNDLLSSVEGVITPAQREGADPVWHLYPLRVLDDRRREVFERMRADGIGVQVNYMPVYWHPVYANAGYRRGMCPNAEAFYKQELSLPIFPDLSDAQVERVVESLTRALR
- the pseB gene encoding UDP-N-acetylglucosamine 4,6-dehydratase (inverting) is translated as MTILTGSNILITGGTGSFGKAFIRYALDNLNPRRLVVFSRDELKQYEVRHQFGDDSRLRWFIGDIRDERRLARALHGVDYVVHAAALKQVDTAEYNPFEFVKTNVLGSQNVIEASIDAGVKKVVALSTDKASSPINLYGATKLTADKLFITGNHYAAAYDTRFAVVRYGNVMGSRGSVIPFFKRLGAEGKPLPVTDLRCTRFFITLPQAVRMVVDAFGLMQGGELLVPRIPSMKVTDLAHAIVPGADLVDVGLRPGEKLHEEMISPEEGRRAVMVQDGAYFIIQPDLATWGYQAPEGSTPVERGFAYRSDLNDAWYTQEEIAQIIETGV
- a CDS encoding bifunctional UDP-2,4-diacetamido-2,4,6-trideoxy-beta-L-altropyranose hydrolase/GNAT family N-acetyltransferase — encoded protein: MQDGRYGARHADLAIDANIGGEAAFASPHLSRFQAAGGRVALTRAAVRRHRRVWEPRQARRVLVVIGGTDPFNVTPRVIDALEVTSGRLEVTVVSPAGNPNVAQAAARSRHDVTVKPFVDDLPDLAAKHDLVISAAGTSILDFACMGLPMALVSVTDNQAAGYRQATASGLGVPLGEPPHADLENRMQFLDGILADAERLRRMSEAGRQSVDGLGAWRIVSAWECQTPAARPIQRDVRPIGVRPARMSDAEQLLSWRNDPQTRLRSRQTDEITMGSHRSWLQATLESRAQLLLVAEDGQNPVGTVRWDAVGRSRWEVSINVAPTARGRGIAASALRAAERALLDEYPEAPLAMVAWVHPDNEPSLRLFSAAGYLPDKPAESGFLSFVKQRIKSDPM
- the pseI gene encoding pseudaminic acid synthase encodes the protein MTSSQVIPVGKATIATQAPPFVIAEMSGNHNGDLDRAFAIVDAVAESGAQALKIQTYTADTLTIRSDKPGFRIADSHGLWGGRTLYELYEEAHTPWDWHAPIFERARSRGLIPFSTPFDPSSVELLEGLGVELYKTASAEIVDLPLIREIARTGKPIIMSTGMATLAEIDAAVSAAHDAGCRQLVLLACTAAYPATPQEARLGNIDALRRAFGVPVGLSDHTLGIGVSVAAVALGAVVIEKHVTLDRSDGGVDSDFSLSPAELTSLVVSAEQARIATQSGTGFGPTPEERAVLALRRSLFVVSDVKKGDLVTPSNVRSIRPAGGLPADAIDVVLGRPFVTDVERGTPLTWDLI
- a CDS encoding sugar transferase, giving the protein MALPPDATPRAGAAPTGAQYQRSLSPAFTAGAPSTRPARGDWRSRYARRVAVTDFIVIVWVVFGTQIAWLGLEANVVVREGSPIPAVDYWIFSTLLVVLWMGALMLNDTRNYRVIGSGSQEYKRIFDASFVLFGCIAIIAFLAQIDVARGFLLVSLPMGVLFLLLSRWMWRQWLVVKRAQGEYSAKVLLVGSEASVAQVARELSRARSAGYRVVGCCVPTGRVADTIEGTDIPIMGNVNSIDRALQATQADTVVVTSTDDLPPDKVKHISWSLEQGQQHLVLAPSIADVAGPRIHTRPVAGLPLIHVETPRFSRGQRVAKRATDLALSTIGIIVLSPLLLVLAMIVKFSSPGPVLFMQTRVGYAGKTFRMLKFRSMVQNAEALLPALQAKRDAGNEILFKMTNDPRATRVGRFMRKYSLDELPQLFNVFAGSMSLVGPRPPLPSEVERYADHVHRRFLVKPGVTGLWQVSGRSTLSWEESVRLDLSYVENWTMLGDLLILVKTLRAALAPGPSAY
- a CDS encoding putative quinol monooxygenase, producing the protein MDKNEPVVVTAAFRPLPGHREQVMDALRTAIPRVHEEPGCELYAIVAASDDDILMLEKWTRVADLDIHSEGEAVADLKQAIEGHLREPIDVAWYSPIPLGQAAKGQL
- a CDS encoding type II toxin-antitoxin system VapC family toxin, which produces MILLDTTVLLYAVGTDHPLRDPCRSIIAAVGDGRLAATSTVEVLQEFAHVRARRRGRQDAAELTAHYATLLAPLVSIDAADLADGLRLFRTHERLGAFDAVLAAAAMRREHVTALASADRAFAGVEGLDHLDPGSPEAMAARGI
- a CDS encoding aldo/keto reductase, encoding MVSIPQVTLNDGTWFPQLGLGTYNLRGEEGIEAMVAAIEGGYRLLDSAVNYENEVEVGEAVRRSGLDRDELLVTTKVPGRHHGRDEVAASAAESLERLGLDRIDLYLIHWPNPRVDRYVETFRGMLDLQERGLVRSVGVSNFTIPMLERVAAETGVTPAVNQVELHPYFPQTQLREFHEAHGIRTESWSPLARRSELLSEPLVQDLAEAYRVTPTQVVLRWHVQGGSTPIPKSADPDRQRENADVFGFELDADAVSALTGLERGRLWDGDPDTHEEF
- a CDS encoding PQQ-dependent sugar dehydrogenase: MLYVTTGDAGQPGAAQHRDTLAGKILRLTSEGDIPSDNPFPGSAVYSLGHRNVQGIAWSADGRCRGS
- a CDS encoding siderophore-interacting protein gives rise to the protein MSTSNPATAAFSLARLPLDLRFRRAALVSRERLAPHYVRVRLQGEQLRDFVSLGADDHIRVFFPAAPVETVEEMRASPSREYTPLAWGDDWLDLEFVVHGPHGVAGVWADTAPLGSEAGIGGPRGSMVIEGRPDAWFLAGDETAIPAIRRFCAQMDEDAAGRVVLEVPDAAHEVSIEAPAGVAVEYVHRGAELPGSALIERLEAVGAAERPAGDVFGFVAAEQSVVRSGRALLLDRWGLDAEQIVVKGYWKRDTAEYHAPH
- a CDS encoding siderophore ABC transporter substrate-binding protein, with amino-acid sequence MRTSRALIATSFTLAAGVALAGCASGTPGASESPAAEDEILTIEHAQGETEVAADPETVIVLDLASLDTLDALGVDVAGVAKGNLPSYLDDYEGDEYLNAGTLFEPDFAEIEAASPDLIIVANRSSEAYPELAEIAPTIDLTLDWTDYLGSFEANTRALGEIFGKQDEVDAALAEIEDKIAQTQDAAADAGTGLIVLTSGGEVTAFGPGSRFGWLHDELGVTPAIEDVEAATHGDPVSFEFLLETDPDWLFVIDRDAATGEGTQSAEQILDNEIVAQTTAWLAGQVVYLDPAPWYIVMSGLTSVNTMIDQIQGGLS